CGAGCACTATGCCGGCGCCTTCCCCGTCTGGCTCGCCCCGGTGCAGGTCCGGGTGCTGCCCGTCAGCGACCGGCACCACGACTACGCGCGCCGGGTGGAAGAACGGCTGCGGGCGGCGGGCCTGCGGGTCGAGGTCGATGCCCGGGACGAGAAGCTCGGGTACAAGATCCGCCAGGCCCAGGTGGAAAAGGTGCCCTACATGCTGGTGGTCGGCGATCGGGAGGCCCAGGAGGGCCAGGTCGCCGTGCGCAGCCGGGACCGGGGTGATCTGGGCAGCCAGTCCCTGGAAGACTTCGTACGCCTCATCACCGAGAAGGTGGCTCGGCGGCAGGGGAACCCGGCTTGACCAGTTTGACCATTTTTTGGGGAGGAACCTCGTCCAGCGCGGCGAAATCCACCCCATCACGGACCCGGAACCGTGCCGCCGGCGCGCCTTGCGCCCGCGGGCGGCAGGGCGGTGTACACCACTCCCGGGCCGAAGGGTGAGGGGGGCTTTGATGGTGAAGACGTGGCGGCGGCGCCTGCAGGCGCTGGCGCTGGTGGCCGTCCTGGCGGTCCTGGCCACGGCGTGCGGCGCGCCGGCCCAACCTTCGGGTGAGGGTGGCGGGGGCAGCGGCGGCGGGGAGGCCGGCCTGCCGGCGGACACCCTGGTCTGGGGGCGCGGCGGCGATTCGGTGTCGCTGGATCCGGCCAATGTCACCGACGGCGAGTCCATGAAGGTCACCCACCAGATCTACGACACGCTGGTGGAGTTCAAGGAGGGCAAGACGGAGGTCGAGCCGTGGCTGGCCACCGGCTGGGAGGTCAGCGACGACGGCAAGGTCTGGACCTTCCACCTGCGCCAGGGCGTCACCTTCCACGACGGCACGCCCTTCAACGCCGAGGCCGTGGTCTTCAACTTCGAGCGCTGGATGAAGACGGACAACCCTTACCGGCACGAGGGCGAGAACTTCGAATACTACGCCTACATGTTCGGCGGGTTCGACGAGGAGTCGGTGATCGAGAAGGTCGAAGCGGTGGACGAGTATACCGTCCGCTTTACCTTGCGGGAGCCGCTGGCGCCCTTCCTGCAGAACCTGGCGATGCCGTGCTTCGCCATCGCCAGCCCGGAGGCGATCAAGAAGTACGGCGCCGACTTCGGCCGCAATCCGGTGGGCACCGGACCCTACAAGTTCGTGGAATGGGTCCCGGACCAGCAGATCGTGCTGGAGGCCTACGACCAGTGGTGGGGCGAGCCGAAACCCAAGATGAAGCGGATCGTCTACAAGGCGATCAAGGACAACTCGGCGCGGCTGGCCGAACTGATGGCGGGGACCATCGACGTGATGGAAGACCCGAACCCGGCCGACCTGCCCACCATCGACACCGGCCAGTTTGACATCCTCTACCGCGATGCGAACAACGTCGGCTATCTGGCGCTCAACAACGACAAGGAGCCCTTCAACGACGTGCGGGTGCGCCAGGCCATCGCCCACGCCATCAACAAGGAGGAGCTGGTCAAGGCCTTCTGGGGTGAGCTGGGCCAGGCGGCCAAGAACCCCATGCCGCCCGCCATGTGGGGTTACAACGACGACATCCAGGACTACGAGTACGACCCCGAGCGGGCCAAGGAGCTGCTGGCCGAGGCCGGCCATCCCGACGGGTTCCAGACGGAGCTCTGGACCATGCCCGTGCCGCGGCCTTACATGCCCCAGCCCGAGCAGATCGCCGAGGCCATCCAGCAGCAGCTGGCGGCGGTGGGCATCCAGGCGGAGATCGTCCGCCACGAGTGGGACGTCTACCTGGAGAAGACGGGCAACGGGGAGCACCCCATGGCCCTGCTGGGCTGGATCGGCGACAACGGCGACCCCGACAACTTCCTGTACGTGCTTTTGGACAAGGACAACGCCCGCACGCCCGGTGCCGGCAACATCTCCTTCTACCGCAGCGAGGAGGTCCACCAGCTGCTGGTGCGGGCGCAGCGCACCCCGGACCAGGCCCAGCGGGACCAGCTCTACCGGCAGGCGCAGGAGATCATCCACCGGGACGTGCCCATGATCCCCCTGGCCCACGCCCGCTCGCCCATCATCGTGCGCAAGGGCGTGGAGGGGCTGGTCCCGAGCCCGCTGGGCAGCGAGAAGCTGCATAAGGTGTCGGTTACCCGCTAGACCGCGGAGTGCAGTCCCGGAGTGCGCCGGTTTCTGCCGGCAGGCGGGTGCGGTGGCCGGGAAGGCAACAGGTGGCGGAGGGCAACGGAACGGTCGCAGGCCGGGGCGGGGACCCCGTCCCGGCCTGCGCCTTGCCCGGGGCCCAAGGCCGCCCGGTGTACCCCTGTGGCATCCGGCGGCGGGTGCGGGCGCGGGGCGGGCTAGCGCCCGGAGATAGCGAGGCGAGAGCGTGCTGCGGTATGTGATCAAACGGTTGTTGCTGCTCATTCCGACCCTGTTCGGCATTTCGGTGGCCGTCTTCGGTTTCTTGTACCTTATCCCCGGCGATCCGGCCCAGGCCATCCTGGGGGAACGGGCCACGCCGGAGATGCTGGCCCGGCTGCGGGAGGAGATGGGGCTCAACGATCCCTTCTGGGTGCAATACGGGCGCTTCGCCGGCCAGTTGTTGCGGGGGGAACTGGGGCGCTCCCTGCGCAGCGGCCTGCCCGTCAGCCGGGACATTGCCGTCCGCTTGCCGGCGACCATCGAGTTGACCTTTGCCGCCATGCTGGTGGCGATCCCCCTGGGGGTGCTGGCCGGCGTCATCGCCGCCGTACGGCGCCGCACCATCCTGGACTACGGCGTGATGGCGGGATCCATGGTCGGTGTCTCGATGCCCATCTTCTGGCTGGGGCTCGTGATGATGTACTACCTGGCCGTCGACCTGAAGTGGCTGCCGCCGTCGGGCCGGTTGTCGGTGGAATACGAGGCCCAGGTGCCCTTCATCACGGGCATGTACCTGGTGGACACCCTGCTGGTGGGCAACTTGCCTGCCTTCGTCGATGCCGCCCGGCACCTGGTCATGCCCGCCCTGGCCCTGGCCACCATCCCGGCCGCCTTCATCGCGCGCATGACCCGCTCCAGCCTGCTGGAGGTGCTTCGGCAGGATTACGTGCGCACGGCCCGGGCCAAGGGCCTTCTGGAGCGAATCGTCACCCTGCGGCACGCCCTGCCCAACGCCATGCTGCCCGTTCTGACGGTGACGGGCCTCCAGGTGGGCAGCCTGCTGGGGGGCGCGGTGCTGACCGAGACCATCTTTTCCCTGAACGGCGTGGGACGGTATATCGTCGATTCCATCAGCTACCGCGACTATCCCGCCGTGCAGGGCGCCGTGTTCTTCGTGGCCACCCTGTTCGTGCTGACCAACCTGGTGGTCGACCTGCTCTACGCCCTGGTGGACCCGCGCATCCGCTACGACTGATGACCGGCTGGTGCCCGGGAACCGCACGGAGGGAAACGCATGGCAGCCCTTTCCCGCGAAATGCAATCTGCAGCCCCCCTGCCGCCGGCGGCGCCGCTGCCGCTGGGCCACGGATTCTGGCGCCGCTTTCTTGGCCACCGGTCGGCGGTCCTGGGCGGGGGCATCGTCCTGGCCTTCGTCCTCGTCGCTCTACTGGCCCCGCTGCTGGCGCCGTACCATCCGACGGACGACGCGGATCTGCTGCAACGCCTCCAGCCGCCGTCGGCCGAGCACTGGCTGGGCACGGACCACCAGGGCCGCGACGTCTTGAGCCGCATCATCTACGGGGCCCGCATCTCCCTGCGGGTGGGCGTGGTGTCGATGCTGATGGCTGCCGTGGCGGGCACCGTGTGGGGGGCCCTGGCGGGGTACTACGGCGGCTGGTTCGACATGATCTCCGGGCGGCTGGTGGACCTGATGCTGGCTTTCCCCAGCATCCTGCTGGCCATCGCCTTTGCCGCCTTTCTGGGACCCAGCCTGGAGAACACCATGTACGCCGTCGCGCTGGTCGCGGTGCCCCAGTACATGCGGCTGATGCGCGGCCAGGTGCTCTCGCTCCGGGAACAGGACTACGTGGCGGCGGCGCGCGCCCTGGGCTTTTCCGATGCGCGGATCATCGTCCGCCACATCCTTCCCAATGCCCTGGCGCCGCTGATCGTTCAGGGAACGCTGGGTGTGGGGACGGCGGTCCTCGACGCGGCGGCCCTGAGCTTTCTCGGGCTGGGCGCGGTGCCACCCCAGCCGGAATGGGGCCGCATGCTCAACGATGCCCGGACGGTCTTCCGTGTGGCACCCTGGAACATGACCTTTCCCGGGTTGGCGATCATGCTGGTGGTGCTGGGCTTCAACCTCCTGGGAGACGGCTTGCGGGACATCCTGGATCCCCGGGCCCGGGACGATTGACGTCGCGGGGCCGGCCGGTCCCGGCCCCGGCGCCGCCGGCACTGCACCCCGGCTGCGATTGACGGGCTCTGGCACCGGTGCTACAATGCCTCAGGCTAGTCGCTTCCTGCGACCGGCTGGCATTTTTGTCTCAACCGGCAGGCAAGCGGAAGCACGAGCTTCCCACCCCAGCGCGTGGAAACTGCGACTGGGGTTTCGGGCCGGGCGGCCCGGTGGCGATCCCTTCCGCCCAGCGGGCACCTGCATGCGGGGTGCCGGCGGCAGGCGCAGGGTGTCGCGGTGCCGTCCGGGGGATGAGCGGGCGCCGCTTGCGCCCGTTTGCTGTTTTTGAGGTGGTACGGCAGGTCATGGGACGGGTGCCTCCACCCGGGCGGTAAGCGCGGGTGGTGGGGTGCCGGCCAAACTTCCGGAGGTGACGCGCAATCGTCAGGGACCTGCGCGTGAACGAGCAGATTCGCGTGCGCGAGGTCAGGGTCATCTCGCCCGAGGGCGAGCAGCTGGGCATCTTCCCGACCCACGAAGCCCTGCGCATGGCCTACGAGCGGAACATGGACCTGGTGGAGGTGGCTCCGCAGGCCCGGCCGCCCGTGTGCCGCATCATGGACTACGGCAAGTTTAAATACGAGCAGGCGAAACGGGATCGGGAAGCGCGCAAGCGGCAAAAGATTGTGGATATCAAAGAGGTCAAGATGCGGCCGCGCATCGACCAGCATGACTTCGAGGTCAAGCTGCGCAATGCCCGGCGGTTCCTCGAGGACGGCGACAAGGTCAAGGCCACCATCATGTTCCGGGGGCGGGAGATCGTCCACGCCGACCTGGGGCGCCAGGTGCTGGAGCGGCTGGCCAGGGCGGTGGAGGACATCGCCACCATCGAGCGCCGCCCCGTGGTGGAAGGCCGGAACATGACCATGGTCCTGGCGCCACGCCCCCAGGTGGTGGGTGCGGCCCGCGCCGAGGCCCGGCCGGCGGCCGGGGAGGGCGAGGGGGCCGCGGGTCCTGCGGGCGAGGAATCGCGCGCCACATGACATCCGGTTCGTCCCATGACCGGTGACGGGGCCTGGCCGCAACCCGGTGGCCGCCGCGGGGCGGCCACCCGGCGGTGAGTCCCGGCATCCGTGCAAGCCGCCAGCAGCGGCTAGCTTGTCTGACAATGTGCCAATTCTCCATAGATGGCCGAAGGAGGCTGGCCCCATGCCCAAGATGAAGACCCACCGCGGTGCGGCCAAGCGGTTCCGCCGGACGGCGCGGGGGCGCTTCAAGCACCAGCGCAGCAACCGCGGGCACCTGAACGAGAAGAAGACGGGCAAGCGCATGCGGCGCCTGCGCCAGCCCGCCGTGCTGGGTGCGGCCGACACCAGGACCGTGCGCAAGCTGCTGCCGTACCAGTAAGGCCGCTATGGCCCAGGCGGCCATGGCCGCCCGAGGACAAGCGGCGGGCCCCGGCGGGAAGCAGCGGCGGTCCCGCCGCGCTGCGCGGCGGCAGTAGACGCGGCATCATGCCATCCGCCAGCAAGGCGTAAGGAGGAAGGTTTTCATGCCACGGGTCAAGGGCGGTCCCCGGACGCGCCGCCGGCACAAGAAGATCCTGAAGCTCGCCCGCGGCTACTACGGCCGGCGGAGCAAGACGTTCCGTGCTGCCAACGAACAGGTGCTGCACTCCCTCTGGTACGCTTACCGGGACCGGAGGGCACGCAAGCGGGACTTCCGCCGGCTCTGGATCCAGCGGATCAACGCGGCCGCACGGCAGTACGGGCTGTCCTACAGCCGGCTGATGAGCGGCCTGCGCAAGGCCGGCGTGGGCCTCAACCGGAAGGTGCTGGCCGACCTGGCCGTGCGGGACGGAGCGGCCTTCCGGGCGGTGGTGGAACGCGCGCGCCAGGCCCTGGGCACCTGACGCCGGGCCGGCGGCGCGGGGCGGCTCGCCACGGCGGGCCGCCCCGCTTGTTCTTCCGTTCCAATTGATGGGCCTTCATCAGGAGGAACCCGCTACACGATGTCCCGATCCGCCGGTTCAACAGGCAACGGCCCTGGCCCGGAGGAACCCGGCACCCGGTGGGCTGCCGGCGAAGGCCGGGCCGGTCCGGTCCGCGAGCCCAACCCGGCCCGGGTGCTGGCCCTGGGGTTTGCCGGGGTCATCCTGCTGGGCGGCCTGCTGCTGAGCCTGCCCTTCGCCTGGGAGCCCGGCCACCGGGTGAGCTTCCTGGACGCCCTTTTCACGGCCACGTCGGCGGTGTGCGTGACGGGGCTCGTGGTGACGAACACCGCCGAGACCTTCTCCACGGCGGGCGAGCTCATCATCCTGGCGCTGATCCAGGTGGGCGGCCTGGGCGTCATGACCATGTCGACCCTCTTCGCCATCCTGGTGGGCAAGCGCATCACCTTCCGGGAGCGCCTGCTGATCCAGGAATCCCTGGGCCAGCTCTCGCCGGCGGGCATGGTCCGGCTGGTGCTGTACGTGGCGGCCGTCACCGCAGGATTTGAAGTGGTGGGGGCGACCCTGCTCACCCTGTACTGGTGGCTGGCCTACGACATGCCCTTCGGCCTGGCGGCCTATCGCGGCCTCTTCCACGCCGTTTCCGCCTTCAACAACGCCGGTTTCGACGTCTTTGACAGCCGCCGGCCCAGCCTGGAGCGGTTCGCCGGTGACCCGGTCATCACCCTGACCATCGGCGGGCTGATCGTGGCCGGAGGCCTGGGCTTCACCGTGCTGGCGGACCTGGGCCGGCGTCTCCGGCATCCGCGGCACCGGCTCTCCCTGCACACGCGCCTGGTGCTGTGGACCACGGCGGCCCTGCTGGTGCTGGGCACGGTGCTGGTGGCGGCCGGCGAGTGGTCGAACCCGGCCACCATGGGCCGGCTCTCCCCGGGGGGCCGGTTCTGGGCCGCCCTCTTCCACTCCATCACGCCGCGCACGGCCGGCTTCAACATGCTGCCCATGGCGGAGCTGACCAACCTCACGGTCCTCGCCACCATCCTGCTCATGTTCGTCGGCGGCTCGCCGGCAGGCACGGCCGGCGGCATCAAGACCACCACCCTGGCCCTGCTTCTGGCCACGGTGCGGGCCACCGTCCGCGGCGAGGACGAGCTGGTGCTGATGGAGCGGCGCATCCCCACGCTGGTCGTGGCCAAGGCCCTGGCCCTGGCGGTGATGGCCGCGGGCCTGGTGCTGGCGGTGACTGTGGGCATGCTGCTCTGGGACGGTCATTCCCTGGAGGCGACGGTCTTTGAGGTGGTTAGCGCCTTTGGCACCGTCGGCCTGAGCCTGGGCATCACGCCGGAGCTGACGGCGGCGGGCAAGGTGCTGATTCTGCTTACCATGTATGCTGGGCGGGTCGGGCCCCTGACGGTGGCCGTCGCCCTAACCCGGCGGGGCCGGCGCCCGCGGGCGGTGCGGTACCCCGAAGAGCGGGTGCTGGTGGGATAGGCTGCGGGCCGTGGCGGCACGCCAGGCCGCGGCAGCTCCGGCCCGGGGAGGCCGCCGCGACGGCCGCTACGACCCTTGCCGGGGGCGCCCCGGCAAGGGCCCAGGAAGAGGTCAAGGAGGGGAAGGGCGGATGCCCGTCCGGGAATTTGCCGTCATCGGGCTCGGCCGGTTCGGCCGGGCGGTGGCGACCACCCTGTACGAGATGGGGTTCAGCGTGCTGGGGATCGACTCCGACGAGCAGGTGGTGCAGGACATGGTCCAGCACGCCACCCACGTGGTAACCGCCGACGCCACCGACGAGGACGTCTTGCGGTCCTTGGGCCTGCGCAACTTCGACGTGGTGGTGGTGGCCATCGGCGACCTGGAGGCCAGCGTCCTGGTGACCCTCATGCTGAAGGAGATGGGGGTCCGGCGGGTGGTGGCCAAGGCCGTCAGCGAGCATCACGGCCGGGTGCTGCAGCGCATCGGCGCCGACCGGGTGGTCTTCCCCGAGCGGGACATGGGCATTCGCCTGGCCCAGCGCATGGTATCGGCCCACTTCCTGGACTACATCGAGGTCTCGCCGGACATCAGCGTGGTCGAACTTCAGGCCGGCGGGGACATGGTGGGCAAGACGCTGGAGCAGCTGCGGCTGCGCAACCGCTTCCGCGTGACGGTCATCGCCCTCCGGCGCGGGGACGAGGTGATCGTGGCCCCGGGCGCCGGGGCCACCATTCAGGCGGGGGACCTGGTGGTGGTCATCGGCAGCAACGAGAACATCCGCCGCATGCAGGAAGAACTCGGCCTCTAGCCGTCCGGTCCCGGCCGCGGCGCCGGCAGGCCGGGATCGGCCCGGCCGTTGCGGGACCAGGGGACCGGCTGCGGCCGGGCGTGCAACCGGCAGGGGAGGGACCGCAGGCCAGCGCCATGCTCATCACATCGCCCCACAACCCGCGGATCAAGCGGCTGCGCCAGCTCCAGGAACGCCGCCACCGCCGGCGCCTGGGTGCCACCCTGGTGGAGGGGCGCCGCTTCGTGGCGGAGGCGCTGGCGGCCGGCCGGGCCGTCCGCCAGGCCGTGTACACCGCCGCCTTTGCATCCTCGGCGGCAGGAGCGGCTCTGCTGCGCGACCTGGCCTCGGCCGGCTGCCAGCTGGCGGAGGTGCCGGACCGGCTGCTGGCGGAGGTGGCCTTGACCGAAACGCCCCAGGGGATCGTGGCTGAGGTGGCCGTGGACGAACCCGGCCCCGCCGGTCCCAGCTGGTGGCAGGGAGTGGCAGCGGCCCCCCTGCCCCTGGCCCTGCTGCCCGATGGCGTGCAGGACCCGGGCAACCTGGGGACCCTGTTGCGGGCAGCCGAAGGGCTCGGGGCGGCGGGAGCCGTGATGGTACCGGGTACCGTCGATCCCTTTCACCCTCGGGCCGTGCGGGCGTCGGCCGGCGCATGCCTGCGGCTCGCGCTGGCCCGGGCGGGCGACGCGGCGGAGGCCGCCCGCGCCGCCCGGGCGGCGGGCCTGGCGGTGTGGGTGGCCGAAGCCGGTGCGGCCACCGCCTGCTGGGATGTGGACTGGCGCCGCCCCGCCCTGCTCGTGGTGGGCAACGAAGGGGCCGGCGTCAGCCCCGCGGTGGCCGGGCAGGCCACGGGCCGGGTGGCCATCCCGCTGGCGGGGGGCATCGGGTCCCTTAACGTGGCCATGGCCGGCACCATCCTGCTCTACGAGGCGGCCCGGCAGGCTGCGAATTCCGGTTCCGGGCCCGGGACCGGCCAGGGGGCGGGGGCCCTCTCCTGAGCGGCGGCCCTCCGGCCGAATCGGGTGCCCGTCGCCCGTCCCAAGAAGCTCGGTCGCCGAAGTTCAGTCGCCGAAGAAGGGCAGGTCGAAATCGAACAGGTCGTCGAGAAAGTGCTTGCGCCGCTTGCGGCCGTAGGGGTGACGCGTGTACGGGACCTCATGGCCGGTCTCCCCGCGGTGCCGGAAGTCTTCCTCCTCCCAGCGCTCGGCGCCGGCCAGGAGCTTCTCCAGCTCGCCCCGGTCGAGCCAAACGCCGCGGCACTCGGGACACACGTCGATGGCCACGCCGCGGCGCTGTACCTCGCGCATGGGCACCTCGCACAACGGGCAGCGGATCATGATTCCACCTCCCAGACCATGGTAGCCCAGGGGGCCGGGCGGAGCCAGCCAGACCCGCAGGGCAGGGCCGGTGGAAAAGGCCCGCACCGGCCCCGGGGCGGGGCCTGGGATGGCCATGCCCTGGCGCTGGTTGTGGGATTTCCCGGAGCCATGCTATAATGCCCGCAACTGGCAGGCGGCCGCCAGGCAGGGAGAGGTGCGGAGATGGGTCCGCTGACGGCCGACGTCTTCTGGCAGCTGTTCGAGCGCACCGGGTCGGTGGTGGCGTTTCTGCTGTACCGGTTGTTCCTGGGCGCCGACGGCTGACGGGCGCCGGCAGCGGCGGCAACCGGTGGGTGCCATGGCAACCGGTTCTGTACCGTCACCGCCCTAAACGGAATGTCCCAGGGGTCGCTTTGACAGCCGCCCCATCGGCGGCGGGCGCAGGCCGATCCCAGGCGGCGCCTCCCTTCAGCGTAGCCAACGACAGCCAGGAGATCTTCCAGCAGACCTGCAAGGAACGGGTCGAGTAGTCCGGAGACGGCCCTGCAGAGAGGGCGGGCCGGAGGCTGCAAGCCCGCCCGGGCGACGGCCGGATGAAGTTCCCCCGGGAGCAGGCGGCTGAACGGGCGAGATGCGGCGGCCAAGCCGGTGTCCGGTGGAAGCCGGTTCGTCCCAGTAGGCCGTTCCGGGAGGGGCCCGTTATCGCCCCAGCGGTCGGTCACGGTGTCGGGGCCAGGGGCGTGGCGCCCGGCGCTGTCGCAGCGGCCTGGGCGGGGCTTGTCCCGTACCGTGCCGACCCGCCGAGGCGCCGTGCCGCGAGGCCGGCGCGAACCAGGGTGGTACCGCGGAGCTCGTCCGCCCCCGGAGGGGGCGGCTTTTTTGTTGGCTGCAAACCCGTCGAGGGGACGTCCCCATGGACGTGCACGGCCCCATCGAGGCACGGCCAACCCAGAAGGCGCACAGCCGACCGAGAAGGGGTTAGGGAAAGAGGTGGCACGTGGTGACCCAGGGTGCGATGGAACCGCAGCAGGGGGGACAGGCTCCGCCGGTGCGCGGCGAGGATCCCGGTGCCGGCAGGGGCACGTCCAGCCCAGCTCCCGATCCGGAGGGCATCGCCGAGCTGCAGCACCAGGCGGAGGCCGCCATCGCCGGAGCCGAAAGCCTGGCGGACCTGGAACGGTTGCGGGTCGAGTGGCTGGGCAAGAAGGGCCGCATCAGCCAGCTGCTGCGGCAGATGGGAAGCCTCCCGCCCGACCGGCGGCCGGCCTTCGGCCAGCGGGCCAATGCGGCCCGGCAGGCGGTGGAGGAGGCCCTGTCCCGGCGTCGCCGGCAGCTGGAGGCCCAGGAAGAGCGGCGCCGCCTGGCGGCGGAACGGATCGACGTCACCTTGCCCGGGCGCCCGGTGCTGCGGGGGCGGCGGCATCCCCTGCGCCGGGTGGAGCTGGAGATCATCGCCATCTTCCGGGGGCTGGGGTTCACCGTGGCCGAAGGGCCGGAAGTGGAGCGGGATTACTACAACTTCGAGGCCTTGAACATCCCGGCGGACCACCCGGCCCGCGACATGCACGATACCTTCTACCTGACGGGCGACATCCTGCTGCGCACCCACACCTCCCCGGTCCAGGTGCGCTACATGCAGGCCAGGGCGCCCCAGCTGCCGGTGCGGATCATCGCCCCGGGCCGGGTCTACCGCCGGGACGACGATGCGACCCACTCGCCCATGTTCCACCAGGTGGAGGGCCTGCTGGTGGACCGGGGAGTCAGCTTTGCCCACCTGAAGGGCACCCTGGCCGAGTTCGCCCGGCGCATGTTCGGCCCCCAGACCCGCTACCGGTTCCGGCCGAGCTACTTCCCCTTCACCGAGCCCAGCGCCGAGATGGACGTCTCCTGTCCCCT
This is a stretch of genomic DNA from Thermaerobacter sp. PB12/4term. It encodes these proteins:
- the rplT gene encoding 50S ribosomal protein L20; this encodes MPRVKGGPRTRRRHKKILKLARGYYGRRSKTFRAANEQVLHSLWYAYRDRRARKRDFRRLWIQRINAAARQYGLSYSRLMSGLRKAGVGLNRKVLADLAVRDGAAFRAVVERARQALGT
- a CDS encoding TrkH family potassium uptake protein; the protein is MSRSAGSTGNGPGPEEPGTRWAAGEGRAGPVREPNPARVLALGFAGVILLGGLLLSLPFAWEPGHRVSFLDALFTATSAVCVTGLVVTNTAETFSTAGELIILALIQVGGLGVMTMSTLFAILVGKRITFRERLLIQESLGQLSPAGMVRLVLYVAAVTAGFEVVGATLLTLYWWLAYDMPFGLAAYRGLFHAVSAFNNAGFDVFDSRRPSLERFAGDPVITLTIGGLIVAGGLGFTVLADLGRRLRHPRHRLSLHTRLVLWTTAALLVLGTVLVAAGEWSNPATMGRLSPGGRFWAALFHSITPRTAGFNMLPMAELTNLTVLATILLMFVGGSPAGTAGGIKTTTLALLLATVRATVRGEDELVLMERRIPTLVVAKALALAVMAAGLVLAVTVGMLLWDGHSLEATVFEVVSAFGTVGLSLGITPELTAAGKVLILLTMYAGRVGPLTVAVALTRRGRRPRAVRYPEERVLVG
- a CDS encoding RNA methyltransferase translates to MLITSPHNPRIKRLRQLQERRHRRRLGATLVEGRRFVAEALAAGRAVRQAVYTAAFASSAAGAALLRDLASAGCQLAEVPDRLLAEVALTETPQGIVAEVAVDEPGPAGPSWWQGVAAAPLPLALLPDGVQDPGNLGTLLRAAEGLGAAGAVMVPGTVDPFHPRAVRASAGACLRLALARAGDAAEAARAARAAGLAVWVAEAGAATACWDVDWRRPALLVVGNEGAGVSPAVAGQATGRVAIPLAGGIGSLNVAMAGTILLYEAARQAANSGSGPGTGQGAGALS
- the pheS gene encoding phenylalanine--tRNA ligase subunit alpha produces the protein MTQGAMEPQQGGQAPPVRGEDPGAGRGTSSPAPDPEGIAELQHQAEAAIAGAESLADLERLRVEWLGKKGRISQLLRQMGSLPPDRRPAFGQRANAARQAVEEALSRRRRQLEAQEERRRLAAERIDVTLPGRPVLRGRRHPLRRVELEIIAIFRGLGFTVAEGPEVERDYYNFEALNIPADHPARDMHDTFYLTGDILLRTHTSPVQVRYMQARAPQLPVRIIAPGRVYRRDDDATHSPMFHQVEGLLVDRGVSFAHLKGTLAEFARRMFGPQTRYRFRPSYFPFTEPSAEMDVSCPLCGGSGCRTCGGSGWIEILGSGLVHPAVLRAGGYDPEQVSGFAFGMGIERIAMIKYDIDDLRLFFQNDLRFLGQFR
- the rpmI gene encoding 50S ribosomal protein L35, whose amino-acid sequence is MPKMKTHRGAAKRFRRTARGRFKHQRSNRGHLNEKKTGKRMRRLRQPAVLGAADTRTVRKLLPYQ
- a CDS encoding ABC transporter substrate-binding protein, with the protein product MVKTWRRRLQALALVAVLAVLATACGAPAQPSGEGGGGSGGGEAGLPADTLVWGRGGDSVSLDPANVTDGESMKVTHQIYDTLVEFKEGKTEVEPWLATGWEVSDDGKVWTFHLRQGVTFHDGTPFNAEAVVFNFERWMKTDNPYRHEGENFEYYAYMFGGFDEESVIEKVEAVDEYTVRFTLREPLAPFLQNLAMPCFAIASPEAIKKYGADFGRNPVGTGPYKFVEWVPDQQIVLEAYDQWWGEPKPKMKRIVYKAIKDNSARLAELMAGTIDVMEDPNPADLPTIDTGQFDILYRDANNVGYLALNNDKEPFNDVRVRQAIAHAINKEELVKAFWGELGQAAKNPMPPAMWGYNDDIQDYEYDPERAKELLAEAGHPDGFQTELWTMPVPRPYMPQPEQIAEAIQQQLAAVGIQAEIVRHEWDVYLEKTGNGEHPMALLGWIGDNGDPDNFLYVLLDKDNARTPGAGNISFYRSEEVHQLLVRAQRTPDQAQRDQLYRQAQEIIHRDVPMIPLAHARSPIIVRKGVEGLVPSPLGSEKLHKVSVTR
- a CDS encoding ABC transporter permease; translation: MLRYVIKRLLLLIPTLFGISVAVFGFLYLIPGDPAQAILGERATPEMLARLREEMGLNDPFWVQYGRFAGQLLRGELGRSLRSGLPVSRDIAVRLPATIELTFAAMLVAIPLGVLAGVIAAVRRRTILDYGVMAGSMVGVSMPIFWLGLVMMYYLAVDLKWLPPSGRLSVEYEAQVPFITGMYLVDTLLVGNLPAFVDAARHLVMPALALATIPAAFIARMTRSSLLEVLRQDYVRTARAKGLLERIVTLRHALPNAMLPVLTVTGLQVGSLLGGAVLTETIFSLNGVGRYIVDSISYRDYPAVQGAVFFVATLFVLTNLVVDLLYALVDPRIRYD
- the nikC gene encoding nickel transporter permease, whose amino-acid sequence is MAALSREMQSAAPLPPAAPLPLGHGFWRRFLGHRSAVLGGGIVLAFVLVALLAPLLAPYHPTDDADLLQRLQPPSAEHWLGTDHQGRDVLSRIIYGARISLRVGVVSMLMAAVAGTVWGALAGYYGGWFDMISGRLVDLMLAFPSILLAIAFAAFLGPSLENTMYAVALVAVPQYMRLMRGQVLSLREQDYVAAARALGFSDARIIVRHILPNALAPLIVQGTLGVGTAVLDAAALSFLGLGAVPPQPEWGRMLNDARTVFRVAPWNMTFPGLAIMLVVLGFNLLGDGLRDILDPRARDD
- a CDS encoding TrkA family potassium uptake protein — protein: MPVREFAVIGLGRFGRAVATTLYEMGFSVLGIDSDEQVVQDMVQHATHVVTADATDEDVLRSLGLRNFDVVVVAIGDLEASVLVTLMLKEMGVRRVVAKAVSEHHGRVLQRIGADRVVFPERDMGIRLAQRMVSAHFLDYIEVSPDISVVELQAGGDMVGKTLEQLRLRNRFRVTVIALRRGDEVIVAPGAGATIQAGDLVVVIGSNENIRRMQEELGL
- a CDS encoding zf-TFIIB domain-containing protein, whose amino-acid sequence is MAIPGPAPGPVRAFSTGPALRVWLAPPGPLGYHGLGGGIMIRCPLCEVPMREVQRRGVAIDVCPECRGVWLDRGELEKLLAGAERWEEEDFRHRGETGHEVPYTRHPYGRKRRKHFLDDLFDFDLPFFGD
- the infC gene encoding translation initiation factor IF-3, which encodes MNEQIRVREVRVISPEGEQLGIFPTHEALRMAYERNMDLVEVAPQARPPVCRIMDYGKFKYEQAKRDREARKRQKIVDIKEVKMRPRIDQHDFEVKLRNARRFLEDGDKVKATIMFRGREIVHADLGRQVLERLARAVEDIATIERRPVVEGRNMTMVLAPRPQVVGAARAEARPAAGEGEGAAGPAGEESRAT